The following proteins come from a genomic window of Streptomyces liliiviolaceus:
- a CDS encoding FG-GAP and VCBS repeat-containing protein, with translation MSRAHRRTRTALSAPLAAAVLLAGGFGVMTLTGASAQAATKAAPAAADAQDDFNGDGYADLVVGAPDGTISSKAKAGYVAVTYGSASGVSASNKKLISRSTSGVPGSATASQRFGSTFSKGDLDGDGYSDLVIAGGKAGSVILWGSASGLTGGTAIAGYGTPTTGDFDGDGKTDLALFTYQSVGGDDPENATGTVWKGPVSRAGTPASTLPLLKSGESISGPVSSTETGDVNGDGKDDIVAYHYEGDGVWGNRLLLGGGSAGFKGAWVPGEAAGNRMGTGIGDVNKDGFDDVVVGNDWGSGIVKVALGSATGLSEDRVQTFNQDSPGFPGAEEEEDEIGASVSVADVNGDGYADIALGIPGEDVGDIYDTGSVALVPGSAAGATGAGTQVFHQNTAGVPGVAENRDEFGVSTALLDLNGDGHADLAAGSTAENEQNGAVWILNGTASGLTATSSFAFGAGTLGAPATAAHFGAYLR, from the coding sequence ATGTCCCGAGCACACCGCCGAACCCGTACCGCGCTCTCCGCACCCCTGGCAGCCGCGGTGCTGCTCGCCGGAGGATTCGGCGTCATGACCCTGACCGGGGCCTCGGCGCAGGCCGCCACCAAGGCGGCCCCCGCGGCGGCGGACGCGCAGGACGACTTCAACGGCGACGGATACGCCGACCTGGTCGTGGGCGCCCCGGACGGCACCATCTCCAGCAAGGCCAAGGCAGGCTACGTGGCCGTCACGTACGGCTCCGCCAGCGGCGTCTCCGCCTCCAACAAGAAGCTCATCAGCCGCTCCACCAGCGGCGTTCCCGGCTCCGCCACCGCGAGCCAGCGCTTCGGGTCGACCTTCAGCAAGGGCGACCTCGACGGCGACGGCTACAGCGACCTCGTGATCGCGGGCGGCAAGGCCGGCTCCGTCATCCTGTGGGGCTCCGCCTCCGGACTCACCGGCGGCACGGCGATAGCCGGGTACGGGACCCCCACCACCGGTGACTTCGACGGCGACGGCAAGACGGACCTCGCCCTGTTCACCTACCAGAGCGTCGGGGGCGACGACCCCGAGAACGCCACCGGCACCGTGTGGAAGGGCCCCGTCTCGCGTGCCGGAACGCCCGCCTCCACCCTGCCCCTCCTGAAGTCCGGCGAGTCGATCAGCGGCCCCGTCAGCTCCACCGAGACCGGCGACGTCAACGGTGACGGCAAGGACGACATCGTTGCCTACCACTACGAGGGCGACGGCGTCTGGGGCAACCGCCTGCTCCTCGGCGGCGGCAGCGCGGGCTTCAAGGGCGCCTGGGTCCCCGGTGAGGCCGCGGGCAACAGGATGGGCACCGGCATCGGAGACGTCAACAAGGACGGCTTCGACGACGTCGTGGTCGGCAACGACTGGGGCAGCGGCATCGTCAAGGTCGCCCTCGGTTCGGCCACCGGCCTGTCCGAGGACCGCGTCCAGACCTTCAACCAGGACTCGCCCGGGTTCCCCGGTGCCGAGGAGGAAGAGGACGAGATCGGCGCGTCGGTCTCGGTCGCGGACGTCAACGGTGACGGCTACGCCGACATCGCGCTCGGCATCCCGGGCGAGGACGTCGGCGACATCTACGACACTGGTTCGGTCGCCCTGGTGCCCGGCAGCGCCGCCGGTGCCACGGGCGCCGGGACGCAGGTCTTCCACCAGAACACCGCCGGTGTCCCCGGAGTCGCCGAGAACCGCGACGAGTTCGGTGTGAGCACCGCCCTGCTGGACCTCAACGGCGACGGTCACGCCGACCTCGCGGCCGGTTCCACCGCCGAGAACGAGCAGAACGGCGCGGTCTGGATCCTGAACGGCACGGCGAGCGGCCTCACCGCCACCTCGTCCTTCGCGTTCGGCGCGGGCACCCTCGGCGCCCCCGCCACGGCCGCCCACTTCGGCGCGTACCTGCGCTGA
- a CDS encoding endonuclease I family protein: MSVVQIGKWKALAAGVSAVLVGLTLPTVAATPAAATTTAYDDTYYANAIGKTGTALKSSLHTIISSQTKISYSAVWEALKVTDQDPNNSSNVVLLYSGISRSKSLNGGDVGDWNREHTWAQSHGDFGTSAGPGTDLHHLRPEDVQVNSIRGNKDFDNGGSSFTNSGGSLTDSNSFEPRDAVKGDVARMILYMAVRYEGDDSWPDLEPNDAVTNGSVPYHGRLSVLKQWNDEDPPSTTEERRNELIYSNYQHNRNPFIDHPEWVEAIW, translated from the coding sequence ATGTCCGTTGTGCAGATTGGCAAGTGGAAGGCGCTGGCAGCAGGCGTCTCCGCCGTCCTCGTCGGCCTCACCCTCCCGACGGTCGCCGCGACCCCCGCCGCGGCCACCACCACCGCGTACGACGACACGTACTACGCGAACGCGATCGGCAAGACCGGCACGGCCCTCAAGAGTTCGCTGCACACGATCATCAGCAGCCAGACGAAGATCTCGTACTCCGCGGTCTGGGAGGCGCTCAAGGTCACCGACCAGGACCCGAACAACAGCAGCAACGTGGTCCTGCTCTACTCCGGCATCTCCCGCAGCAAGTCCCTCAACGGCGGTGACGTCGGCGACTGGAACCGCGAGCACACCTGGGCCCAGTCGCACGGCGACTTCGGCACCTCCGCGGGCCCCGGCACCGACCTGCACCACCTGCGGCCCGAGGACGTCCAGGTCAACAGCATCCGCGGCAACAAGGACTTCGACAACGGCGGCAGCAGCTTCACCAACAGCGGCGGCAGCCTCACCGACTCGAACTCCTTCGAGCCGCGCGACGCCGTCAAGGGCGACGTGGCCCGCATGATCCTCTACATGGCAGTCCGGTACGAGGGCGACGACTCCTGGCCCGACCTGGAGCCCAACGACGCCGTCACCAACGGCAGCGTCCCGTACCACGGCCGCCTCTCGGTGCTGAAGCAGTGGAACGACGAGGACCCGCCCAGCACCACCGAAGAGCGCCGCAACGAGCTGATCTACAGCAACTACCAGCACAACCGGAACCCGTTCATCGACCACCCGGAGTGGGTCGAGGCGATCTGGTAG